The DNA sequence TCTGGCCGTGATCGAGGAAGACGGATTCTTCCGGGCCACCGTGCGCGGCTTCCCCGCCAAAGTCGAGCCCGGCCCCGTGCTGGAAGCCCTGACCGCCCGGGTTACTTCACTGTTCGAGCAATACGTCAAACTGAGCCAGAACGTAAACTACGAGACCATGATCGCCGCCATCCGGGTGGATGATCCGGGCAAGCTGGCCGATACCGTGGGCGCCAATCTGCAGTTGACAATTGAGGAAAAGCAGGAACTGCTGGAGATCTTCGATCCTGTCGACCGGTTGACGCGTGTGGCCGATATGCTCGACATCGAGATCGAGAAGTTGAACGTCGACCGCACGATTCAGGGCCGTGTGAAGCGCCAGATGGAGAAGGCTCAAAAAGAGTATTACCTCAACGAGAAGATCAAGGCGATCCAGAAGGAGTTGGGCCGCGGCGAGAAGTCCGAGTTCGACGAACTGCGCAAGAAGATCGATTCCGCTGGCATGACGGGCGATGCCAAGGAGAAGGCCATGGCCGAACTCCGCCGCCTGGAACAGATGCCGCCCATGTCCGCCGAGTCCACGGTTTCGCGCAACTACCTCGACTGGATGCTGGCCGTGCCGTGGAAGAAGAAGTCGAAGGAGATCCGCGACCTCCGCTTTGCCGAGGACGTGTTGAACTCCGACCACTACGGTCTGGAGAAGATCAAGGAACGCATCCTGGAGTTCCTGGCCGTTCGCCGGCTGGTGAAGAATCCGAAGGGTTCGATTCTTTGCTTCGTTGGACCGCCCGGCGTGGGCAAGACCTCGCTGGGCATGTCGGTCGCCAAGGCGACCGGCCGTAACTTCGTCCGGCTTTCCCTGGGCGGCGTGCGGGACGAAGCTGAAGTGCGTGGCCACCGCCGCACCTATATCGGCGCCCTGCCTGGCCAGATTCTGCAGATGATGAAGAAGGCCGGGACGCGTAACCCGGTTTTCATGCTCGACGAGATCGACAAGATGTCCACCGATTTCCGCGGCGACCCATCGGCGGCGCTGCTGGAGGTGCTGGACCCCGAGCAGAACTTCATGTTCCAGGATCACTACCTGGACGTCGAATATGATTTGAGCGAAGTGTTCTTCATCGCTACGGCGAACGTGATGCACACGATCCCGCCGGCCTTGCAGGACCGCATGGAAGTGATCCGTCTTTCCGGCTATACCGAGATCGAAAAGATGGAGATCGCGCGCCGCTTCCTGGTGCCGAAACAGATGAAGGCGACCGGCATGGAGGCCGACAACGTCGCGTTTGAGGATTCCGGCCTGCTCTCATTGGTACAGGGGTACACGCGCGAGGCGGGTGTCCGCAATCTGGAGCGCGAAATCGGGAACGTGTGCCGTAAGATCGCACGTCAGATTGTTGTGGCGCAGTCGGCGGCGGAAGCGAAGGCTGAGGCTGAGGGCGGTCAGAAGACTTCCAGCGACGCGGTTGTGGCTCCGACGAGTGTCTATCCCAAGGTTCAGGTGGACGCCGCCAAGGTCGGTGAGTTGTTGGGACCGGCCCGCTACCGGGACCTGACGACGGAGAAGAAGCCGGAAGTCGGGATTGCTACCGGTCTTGCCTGGACGGAAGTCGGCGGTCAGGTCCTGACGACGGAAGCGAGCATTATGGAAGGCCGCGGCCGGTTGATGATCACCGGCAAGTTGGGCGACGTAATGCAGGAATCGGCGCAGGCCGCGATGAGTTTTGTCCGGTCCCGGGCCAGTATGCTGGGCCTACCCAGAGACTTCTATCGTCATCTGGACATTCACATTCACGTGCCGGAAGGCGCCATCCCCAAGGATGGGCCATCGGCCGGGATTACGATCGCGACCACGGTCGCCTCGGCATTGACGAAGTTTCCGGTGCGGGGCGATGTGGCCATGACCGGAGAGATCACGCTGCGCGGGCGGGTTCTGCCCATCGGCGGTGTCAAGGAGAAGTTGATGGCGGCTCACCGCCACGGCATTTTCGAGGCGCTGCTTCCGCGCGATAATGAGAAGGACCTTGCGGACGTTCCCGAGAACATCCGGAAAGAGATGAAGATCCACCTCGTCGATTGGATGGATGAGGTGTTGAGAATCGCTCTGGCCGGAGATCTTGACTCTCTCGCTTCGCAGACCCCGGTACACCCTCTTGAGGTTGTGCCTGAACTGCCGGCGGAAGAGAACCGGGCCCACTAGGCTTGCGTCCGACAGGAAGAGAATTGAAATAAGCCGGCCGTGGTAACACCCGCGGAGTTTCTCCTAAGCGCGACGAATGCCGGGCACTTCCCCCCTGAGGGGATGCCGGAAGTGGCGTTTCTGGGGCGAAGCAACGTCGGCAAGTCCACGCTGCTCAACCGCTTGCTGGGCCAGAAACTGGCGTTTACGTCCAGTACGCCCGGGCGGACGCAGGCCGTAAATTTCTTCCGGGTGGAGGATCGGCTGCTTTTTGTCGATCTACCGGGATATGGGTACGCAAAAGCCCCGAAGAGTGTCTCGCGGGCCTGGCAGGCGGTAGTGGACGAGTACCTCCTGCAGCGCGAAAAATTGGCGCTGTGTTGTGTCCTGGTGGACTCGCGGCGCGGCTGGATGGACACGGATCTCCAGCTCAAGGAGTGGCTGGACTTCCACCAGCGGCCTTACGTTGTGGTGGCAACGAAGGTGGACAAGCTCAATCAGAAAGAGAAGAATGCGAGCCAGAAGGCGATCCGGCAGCACTACCCTGACGGAGAACTCATCTGGTTCTCGGGCCTTTCCGGCCAAGGAGTAAAAGAGATTTGGCAAACGATCTGGAAAAGAACGGCACGGTAATCCCCGAGGCTGTGCCTGCAAACACGACGCCGGAAACCAAGCCGACCGAGACCCCCTCCAAGGAACCCCAACAGTCCCGCAGGAAAACGGAGCCGCGGGCAAAAGGCGAAAACGGGGAGTCGAAGATCAAGTCCGACAACGGTGCAGAAAAGCCCAAAGTGGAGCCGCCCGTGAAACAGGAAGAACCAAAAGCCGCGGCGCCGGTCGCCGCTCCGAACATCCCACCGGTCGCTGCCCCGCCGGCAGTCGCCACGCCCGCGCCGGCAGAAGGCGCACTGCCGCCGCTCACCGCGGAGGAGCGCCGTCAGGGCGCACTTAACAAGCGAGGCAACCTCGATCTGGGCGAATTGAAGGAGATGTCCATCTCACGGCTGAACCAGATCGCACGCGATCTGGACATCAGCGGTGTGGCGGGCATGCGCAAGCAGGAGTTGATCTTCAAGATCCTCCAGGCGCAGGCCGAAAAAGCCGGCCTCATCTTCTCCGAAGGCGTCATCGAATGCCTGCCCGACGGTTTCGGCTTCCTGCGCGCGCCGGAGTACAATTATCTACCCGGCCCGGACGACGTCTACGTCTCCCCGTCGCAGATCCGCCGCTTCGACCTGCGGACCGGCGATACGGTGAGCGGCCAGATCCGTCCCCCCAAGGAAGGCGAGCGGTACTTCGCCCTCATCAAGGTCGACGCGATCAACTTCGAACCGCCAGAGCAGTCGCGCAACAAGATCTTCTTCGACAACCTGACGCCGCTCTATCCGCAGGAGCGCATCAAACTCGAAACCGTGAAGGACGGCTTCACCGGTCGCGTCATGGATATGCTGACGCCCATCGGCAAGGGCCAGCGCGGCCTCATCGTCGCTCCGCCGCGTACCGGCAAGACGATGCTGCTGCAGTCCATCGCTCACTCCATCACGGCCAACCACCCGGAGGTCGTCCTCATCGTTCTGCTCATCGATGAACGGCCTGAGGAAGTCACCGACATGCAGCGCTCGGTGAAGGGCGAAGTCATCAGCTCCACCTTCGACGAGCCCGCCCAGCGCCACGTCCAGGTCGCTGAGATGGTCATCGAAAAGGCCAAGCGCCTTGTCGAGCACAAGCGCGATGTCGTCATCCTGCTCGACTCCATCACGCGTCTCGCGCGCGCCTACAACACAGTTGTTCCGCCCAGTGGGAAAGTGCTCTCGGGCGGTGTCGATTCCAATGCACTGCAGCGCCCCAAGCGTTTCTTCGGCGCGGCGCGCAACATCGAGGAAGGCGGCTCGCTCACCATCATGGCGACAGCGCTGATTGATACCGGCAGCCGCATGGACGACGTGATCTTCGAAGAGTTCAAAGGCACGGGCAACATGGAAATCCACCTCGACCGGAAGCTGGTGGACAAGCGTATCTTCCCGGCCATCGACATCAACAAGAGCGGCACGCGCAAGGATGAACTGCTCATCCCGCGTGATGAACTCAACCGCATCTGGGTGTTGCGCAAGGTGCTCGCTCCTCTGTCGCCAGTGGAGAGCATCGAACTGCTGCTGGACAAGCTGGCCAAGACGCGCTCGAACTCGGAGTTCCTGGCGTCCATGAGCGCCTGACACGCTCGCGCTGGATCTACTCACTCGGGCGGAGGCCCGGTTCCTTCCGTGAACCGTGCCTCCGCCCTTCGTGTT is a window from the uncultured Paludibaculum sp. genome containing:
- the yihA gene encoding ribosome biogenesis GTP-binding protein YihA/YsxC — encoded protein: MVTPAEFLLSATNAGHFPPEGMPEVAFLGRSNVGKSTLLNRLLGQKLAFTSSTPGRTQAVNFFRVEDRLLFVDLPGYGYAKAPKSVSRAWQAVVDEYLLQREKLALCCVLVDSRRGWMDTDLQLKEWLDFHQRPYVVVATKVDKLNQKEKNASQKAIRQHYPDGELIWFSGLSGQGVKEIWQTIWKRTAR
- the rho gene encoding transcription termination factor Rho — translated: MPPLTAEERRQGALNKRGNLDLGELKEMSISRLNQIARDLDISGVAGMRKQELIFKILQAQAEKAGLIFSEGVIECLPDGFGFLRAPEYNYLPGPDDVYVSPSQIRRFDLRTGDTVSGQIRPPKEGERYFALIKVDAINFEPPEQSRNKIFFDNLTPLYPQERIKLETVKDGFTGRVMDMLTPIGKGQRGLIVAPPRTGKTMLLQSIAHSITANHPEVVLIVLLIDERPEEVTDMQRSVKGEVISSTFDEPAQRHVQVAEMVIEKAKRLVEHKRDVVILLDSITRLARAYNTVVPPSGKVLSGGVDSNALQRPKRFFGAARNIEEGGSLTIMATALIDTGSRMDDVIFEEFKGTGNMEIHLDRKLVDKRIFPAIDINKSGTRKDELLIPRDELNRIWVLRKVLAPLSPVESIELLLDKLAKTRSNSEFLASMSA
- the lon gene encoding endopeptidase La, coding for MSTAKEKSDNRRYPMMPIRDVVIFPHMMTPFVVGRESSVRALEDALAGEKKIFLATQHDASVDEPRAEDIYQVGTVANIVQSVRMPDGNIKVLVEGVERAKILAVIEEDGFFRATVRGFPAKVEPGPVLEALTARVTSLFEQYVKLSQNVNYETMIAAIRVDDPGKLADTVGANLQLTIEEKQELLEIFDPVDRLTRVADMLDIEIEKLNVDRTIQGRVKRQMEKAQKEYYLNEKIKAIQKELGRGEKSEFDELRKKIDSAGMTGDAKEKAMAELRRLEQMPPMSAESTVSRNYLDWMLAVPWKKKSKEIRDLRFAEDVLNSDHYGLEKIKERILEFLAVRRLVKNPKGSILCFVGPPGVGKTSLGMSVAKATGRNFVRLSLGGVRDEAEVRGHRRTYIGALPGQILQMMKKAGTRNPVFMLDEIDKMSTDFRGDPSAALLEVLDPEQNFMFQDHYLDVEYDLSEVFFIATANVMHTIPPALQDRMEVIRLSGYTEIEKMEIARRFLVPKQMKATGMEADNVAFEDSGLLSLVQGYTREAGVRNLEREIGNVCRKIARQIVVAQSAAEAKAEAEGGQKTSSDAVVAPTSVYPKVQVDAAKVGELLGPARYRDLTTEKKPEVGIATGLAWTEVGGQVLTTEASIMEGRGRLMITGKLGDVMQESAQAAMSFVRSRASMLGLPRDFYRHLDIHIHVPEGAIPKDGPSAGITIATTVASALTKFPVRGDVAMTGEITLRGRVLPIGGVKEKLMAAHRHGIFEALLPRDNEKDLADVPENIRKEMKIHLVDWMDEVLRIALAGDLDSLASQTPVHPLEVVPELPAEENRAH